AACACCGCATCCGCAAAAGGGATGTTAAGATTCATACGGATGTCACGTCCACGGGTGGGGCCCGTCGTGCGCCGTTGTCCGAAGGCATCGCCGAACGCATCATCGAATCTACCGAACCCACCGAAGCCACCGAACCCACGCCCGAAAATATCGTCCAAGTTTATGTGTGAGAAGATGTCGTCCATATTTTGGTAGCCTTCAAACCCCATACCGTGAACACCCGCATGTCCACGCGTATCGTAGATACGCCGTTTTTCGGGGTCTGAGAGTACCGAATACGCATTCGATGCCTCTTTGAATTGCTCTTCTGCCGCTTTGTCGCCGGGATTCTTGTCCGGATGGTACTGGACTGCGAGTTTGCGATAGGCTTTTTTGATTTCTTCAGGGGTGGCACCTCGGTCAACACCGAGGATTTCATAGTAGTCTCTCATATTTTTACTTATGGCGATTTCTACTCGGTTTTTCTCCGTTGTCAAAAAACCGGTTGTTTAGGTTTATATCTTCATCTGAAATGACGTGCAACTTCATCAAGACCCATTACTGTTAACGGGAGAAAACGGTGCGAAAACTACCAGGATTAAGAAAGCATGGCGATGACCGCTGTGACATCTCGTAAAGATTGGTACTGTTTGACAAGTGTCGTTCCGAATTGAAGTGCGGCTCTCTCTACACTTAGTTTTCGAGAGAGATCAACAATGCCTTCAATATCCTTGACATGTGCGGCACCGATAAGGCGACGCAGGACTTCCAATCCTGCAAACCCAACAGCATCTTGGAAAATGTTTTGTAGCGTTTGCGCTTTCAATCCAACATCAATCGTTGTAAATTCAGCCCTATAGGTGTCCCACACTTGCCCAATTGCTGTTTTGAGTGCTGATTGTACACTCAAGGCATCTTGATGTGAAAAATAGGATAAGAAGTAATTTGCCCAATACAATCCGAGGTCAAATCCTACGGGGCCGTAAAAGGCAAATTCGGCATCAATAACTTTAGCTGCATTGTCTTGGACGAGAACGCTACCTGTATGTAGGTCACCATGGGTTACACCTTGCTGTGCCGTTAAGAAAATCCGCTTGAGATGCTCCGCTTGACGCAAAAAACCCGTATCCGCTTTCAACCGTTGCACATCCGGCTCCAACCCAGGTGTCCAAAAGTTCGTCTCATGTTCGGTAAGCGGGAAGGTGAACACATAATCGGCAGTTATCGCCTGCATAGTGGTGTTCGCAAATTGCTGTCTATAGTTCTGGACAGTCGCGTCGCCGATGTTATCAACATAGGTTTGACTATGGACAATCCCCATAAATCGCCCAATCTGTTCAGCGATTGCAGTGTCCACTGTACCAGCGATCAGTGCATCACGTAGCACACGTGCATCTCGGAGGTCCTCCATCGCTATGGCTGCTGCGTCTACATCGAAATCGTACTGCACAGGTACAGTGCCACTCGCCAACCGATTGTAAACGTCAAGGGCGCGAGACTCAAAAGTCAAACGTTCGGTGGACAGCGGATAATCGGGACCTAATATCTTAATGTAGGGCGGTGCATGTTTCAAGACAAGCGAGCGCGCCGGGCTTGCCGCATCTGAGACGCGATAGACGGTGTTGAGATTACCATCGCCAATCTCTTCTATACGGAGCTCTGCTTCTGGTTTAAACATACGGAGCTCTGCATGTCGCTGACGAAGGTAGTCCGGTAGCGTGGCAAGGTTGAGTTCCATATCACTTTTGAAGGCTTATAGCAGATTTTCGGCGATCTGGATAGCGTTCAAGGCAGCACCTTTACGGAGATTATCTGAGACGACCCAGAGGTTCAAACCGTTTTCTATCGAGGCATCGTCACGAATTCTACCTACGTAGACTTCATCTTTACCAGCAACGTCAACAGCAAGCGGATATTGCTGATTGCTCGGATTGTCCATAAGTTTCACACCGGGTGCATCAGCGAGGCACTCTCTGGCTTCGGCCGCTGTGAGCTTTTCATGCGTCTCAATGTTTATTGATTCGGAATGCGCAAAGAAGACCGGAACTCGGACGGTTGTAGCGGATACACCAATCCTATCGTCCTCCAATATCTTCCGAGTCTCGTTGATCATCTTGACCTCTTCTTCATTGTCACCGCTATCTAAAAAGGGCCAATCAAATGCGACATTGAACGCCATCTGGTGTGGAAACTTATCCAAAGTGATGGGTTTGCCTTCAAGGGCTTCAGTTGTTTGTTGTACCAACTCCAAGACGGCGCGCCCACTCTTACCAGAAACGCTCTGATAGGTAGAAACGACTATCCGTTTGATGCCAGCAGTATCGTAAATTGGTTTGAGTGCTACCATCATTTGGATAGTAGAGCAATTGGGGTTTGCAATGAGTCCGTTGTGGGTGTGGGCAGCCGCCATGTTGACTTCCGGGATGATCAATGGGGTGGCTGCGTCCATCCGAAACGCGCTGGTATTGTCAATGACGAGCGCGCCTTTATCTACGGCTGTAGGGATGAATTCGCGGCTGACGGACGCACCTGCTGATGAAAACACCACGTCCACATCTTCAAATGAATCGTGTGTTAATTCCTCAACAACGATGGGGTCATTTTTAAAGGACAGAATCTCACCAGCAGAGCGATGTGATGCCAGAAGTTTCAGGGAAGCGATAGGAAATGATCGTTCTTCAAGAAGTTGCAATATTGTATTGCCAACAGCACCCGTCGCACCAACAACCGCTACATGATAACTCTCACGCATTTCTGATATTTCCTCTATTGTATGATTCAAGCAGAATTTTTCAGTCAAAATTTAATTCTTAATTTTACCACAAATACGACCCTTAAAGCAAATATTTTGGTAAAGACTATATATTTGAACGAAAAATTCGCTGTTTCGAAACAAAAAACTTGACAAATCCTATGATTTATGGTATTAATTTTAAAAGATGGACCTGTTATGTCAAGCGACCTTTGTTAGAGATACCTGTTTTTGGCAAAGTAGTGTAGGCTCCTTTGGAGTGCCTATTCATTAATCATTCCGACTAATTTTTAGTATTAGTCACATTTTTTCTTGACATATCCATATCTGTGTAGTATAATATAATTACTATTAGTTTTTTGTTAAATTCATTTTATGCCTGAGGCGGAAGGCTCGCGATTTCCAGATCGTGTTGGTAAAAGCAGCGTTCACTTATTCAGGCAAAAATTAGAGGAACATTTAACATGGCAAAATTAACGAAGAACGATGTCGTCAGCAGTATCGTTGAACAAACAAGCCTCAGCAAGAAAGATGCGAACGCCGCTGTTGATGCTTTTGCTGCGACTATTTGCGAAGCTTTGAGCAATGGCGATTCCGTCGGCCTGATTGGGTTCGGAACATTTGAAACCAAAAATCGACCCGCCCGCACAGGTCGGAACCCACAGACCGGCGCACCGCTGAGAATCCCGGCGAAAACGGTCCCTGCTTTCAAAGCTGGTAAGAAACTTCGCGACGCCGCCGCCTAAGACTAGCGGTTTTTTCGCTCAGTTTCTTGGAAAAGCCGCCAGGCTGTGCTTCGTTTCTACACCGAGGGATAGCTGCGGCTTTTCCATGTTAAACCCATCAGTAAAAGTCTCTGCAGATCTCTGCCATAGAGACTGCCTTTGCAACGTATTCTAACACGGTGCTATTACCTACAATTACTGGCACCAATTTTTGCTTGTATTATTTGTAGGTACCCTTTCCAACTTTTTGTCCGCATCGCTTCCAGGCACGCTTTGCAAGCGCGTTCGTTAAAAACTGATGTCAGGAGACCCGTCATGTTAATCCGAACGAGAGCCCCTGTCCGCATTGATTTTGCTGGCGGATGGAGCGACGTTGCCCTCTTCACTGAACACTCAAAGGGGCTCGTCGTTAACGGAGCCATTAATCGATACGCCTATGCAACCCTCCGGTGTGAGCGGCAGACAGTACAAGACGACTCTGTTGAACTGCAACGGATTTTGGATAAAAGCATTCGTATCTACTCCGCGGATTTTGACACTTTTATCGAAGCAGATGATGTCCGTCAACTTGAATACGACGGAAACATTGACTTGGTGAAGGCAGCTGTGCGACGAATGTCCATACAGATTGGCGGGTTTGATCTCATCACGCAGTCCACTGCCCCGCCAGGTAGTGGATTAGGCACCTCCGCATCAATGGGTGTAGCACTCGTTGGTGTGCTTGGCGCGCTTAAGGAAGCCACCTATCTCCCATACGAATATGCTGAACTCGCGAGTACTATCGAACGTCATGAACTCGGAATACTCGGCGGAAAACAGGACCATTACGCAAGTGCGCTCGGTGGCATCCATTTTATGGAATTTCAAGATGAAGAGGTAAAGACCTCGCCGTTGAGATTCCCATCCCCTATCCGCTACGAACTTGAAAAAAACCTTGTGCTTTGCTACACCGGGCAATCTCGACTTTCTGGTAATATCCATCAGAACGTGACCGAGGCATATAAAAGTGAAGAACCGAGTGTACGCAACGCACTGGAAGCCATCAAAACCACTGCCGAGGCAACAAAAACGGCACTCATGCGAGGTCGTTTGACGGAATTCGGCGAACTTCTCACCGAAAATTGGAATAACCAGAAAAAGTTGCACCCCTCTGTCACAAATGAACAGATTGAGCATCTCTTTAAAATTGCGATGACGAACGGCGCAACTGGTGGGAAAGCATGCGGGGCTGGCGGCGGCGGATGCCTCCTGTTTTATTGTGAACCTACACGCGAACACCGCGTCCGTCAAAAACTTGAAGACGCAGGGGCGCGAATCATTGATGTCAACTTCGATTTCGACGGACTTCAAATGTGGAAAGTCTCAAACGATTAAACTCAAAAAATATGGAAAATAATACACAAACTGCGCAAACCGCAACTGATATGGAAGCCGCCGAAACACTAAAAACGGCAAGGGATAACATTTTAGCAGAACTCAAAAAACGAATCATCGGTCAGAACGAAGTCATTGAGCAGCTCCTCATGGCACTCTTTTCGCAAGGACATTGCTTACTGGTAGGCGTGCCAGGGTTAGCGAAGACGCTGCTAATTAGCACGTTCGCGCAGATTCTCGAACTCCCTTTCAACCGTATCCAATTTACGCCAGATCTGATGCCCTCCGATATCATCGGCACCGATATTATTGAGGAAGGCGATGCTGGAAAACGTGCTTTCCGTTTTATTAAGGGACCCGTATTTGCGAACATTGTCCTCGCCGATGAGATCAACCGAACACCTCCTAAAACACAAGCCGCGCTTCTACAAGCCATGCAGGAATACAAGGTCACCGCAGGCGGTAGAACATACGCATTGGAACGTCCGTTTTTCGTCTTAGCGACACAGAACCCAATCGAACAGGAAGGTACTTACCCGTTACCGGAAGCACAACTCGACCGGTTTATGTTCCATATCACAATTGATTATCCTGATAAAGATGCCGAGAAAGAGATCGTGATGACGACAACTGCGGCGTATGAGCCGGAGATAAAAGCTATTATCACAGGCGAAGAGGTACTACGAATACAGCAGGTCGTCCGGAAAGTTCCTATTGCGGAAGCGATTGTAGACTATGCCGTAGAATTGAACCGACAGACACGTCCTACAGCAGACGCACTTGATTTTATTCAAGATTGGGTGCAGTGGGGTGCTGGGCCGAGAGCATCACAATATCTTGTTCTCGGTGCAAAGGCGCGTGCAATTCTCCACGGACGTTATCATGTCTCATACGAGGATATCAAAGCGGTCGCTGTACCGGTGCTACGCCACCGAATTTTGACCAATTTCAACGCAGAAGCCGACGGTATCACGAGCCTGGATATTATCAATAGACTGTTGGAAAAGGTTGAACCACCAGCGGTACAATAAGCGGAGGTTTTAGACAGACTTATGCGTACAATTGATACTTTTAGAGTGGATAAGGAAAAGTTCTCTGTGCTATCCTCTTTTGAAGAAGCGGATGCAGATGACAAAGCATATTGGCATTCTAAAACGCCCCAAGAACGTATGGCAGCCCTCGAATTGATGCGGCAGATTAACTATGGCTACGATCCAACTACCGAACGACTTCAAAGAGTTCTTGAAATTGCTGAATTCACACCAAGTTGAGTATCTTCTCATCGGGGGGTACGCCGTTAGTTACCATGGACATCCACGTACAACCGCTGACATGGATATATGGGTTGCAATCCAGAAGGAGAATGCCGAGAAAATGGTTACTGTCTTGAAGGCGTTTGGTTTTGATACGCCGCAATTAACTTCTGACCTCTTTTTGATGGAGAACCAAATTATTCGAATGGGGAGCCCGCCTATGAGAATTGAACTTTTGACAACGATCTCCGGTGTCCATTTTGAAGAATGTTATTCGGAACGGATTATTGGGGTTATTGATAATATTGAGGTTCAAATTATCAATCTTGAACATTTGAAACGCAATAAGCAGGCCAGCGGAAGACAAAAGGATTTAGATGATTTAGAGCATCTTTGAAATCCAAATCTTGAAAGCGAGTTACGAAAGGAGCAAGGCTCGTATTCCCTTGTCTTAATGACTTGGCGTTCACGGCCTATCTTTAATGAAGATTGCAATCATAGGAACAGGATACGTCGGTTTAACCACAGCAGTAGTACTCTCTTATCTCAATCATGATGTCGCTGCAGTGGACAAAGATCAAAACAAATTAACGCTGTTGCACGAAGGGAAAAGCCCAATTCATGAACCCGGCATCCAGAACCTTCTTGAGGGAGTATGGCATACAATCCGTTTTACGCCGAACGTCGCTGAAGTCGTTCCAGAGTCAGAGCTGATTCTGATTGCTGTCGGGACACCACCGAAGAAAAACGGTGAGGCGGATACGCGGCATGTTGAACAAGCCGCGAGAGAAGTCGCGGAAGTCTGCCTCCCCAATAAACACTACACACTTGTCGTCAAATCTACGGTTCCGATCGGCACTAACCAGCGCGTCGTTGAAGTTGTGGAGGACGTGTTTTCTGAACGCGGGATCCGAGGAAATATCTCTGTCGCCTCAAATCCAGAATTCCTACAAGAGGGGTTAGCGTTGCAAGGCGCATTCTATCCAGATCGGATTGTCGTCGGGGCAAATAGTGACGAAGCAGTCGATACGTTGCGTCGTCTCTATCAACCCATCCTTGAACAGACCTTTGACCCGCCAAGCGAGTTTCCACGTCCATCCACTTACCATCTACCACCGATGATGACAACGGATCCGAACAGTGCTGAGATGATTAAATACGCCGCCAACTCCTTTCTCGCGCTTAAAATTAGCTTTATCAATGAAATTGCTGGGCTTTGTGAGGAAGTTGATGCAGACGTGACAGAAGTCGCACGCGGGATCGGGCTTGACGCACGTATCGGACATCAATTTCTCCGTGCGGGTCTCGGTTGGGGCGGCAGCTGCTATCCAAAAGATACTGCCGCACTGTTAGGTGTCGCAGCGCAATCCGGATACACGATGCCAATCACGGAAGCTGCGCGTACCGTTAACTTCCGTCAACGCGACCGTATCGTTGAAAAGTTACAAGGTACACTCGGAACGCTCAAAGGCAAAACCATCGGTATCTTGGGGCTTGCGTTCAAGCCAAACACGGATGACGTTCGCGAAGCACCTGCACTCGACATTATCAGAGAGCTGCTTGCTGAGGGCGCAATTGTTCGCGCACACGATCCAATCGCTATCGCAAATGCTCGCCGTGCTTTAGGTGAAAACGACGAAACAGACAACAATAGACTACTCTTCATTGAAGATATATACGACCTTTCGTACGACACGGACGCACTGGTGCTTGTTACTGAATGGGAACCCTATCACAAACTCGAACTCCGCAGACTCGCCAAGCAGATGAAGACCGCTATTCTTATCGACGGTCGTAACGTGTATTCGCCAGAAGAGGCGAGATCTGCAGGTTTTCACTATATCGGGATCGGCAGAACATAAGGTGCTCCTAAGGCTATAGGTACTATTAATCAGAAAGGGCACAAGATTAAGACTTACACGGTACATCAAAAACGTTAGCCCGTAACGAAGTGGAGGGCGGGTTTAAGGAACGTACTTGATAACTCAGATGCACGTTGTTTAACCGCAAGGAAAAATTAAAAAACAGCCTGAACCTTTTAATCCGAGTTGGGAGCGGTATTGCCCACAAAAGCCATTTCCACCGTATCGCCACATACCCGGTGTCACCCCACATCCGATTCGCGATCCGCTCGGGCACAGTTACGGGATAGAAGAGGAACACGACGCTGAACCGTTGTCGCCAGAACTTTGGAGACAAAACGAAGATTATCTCTACGGTGTGGATCTCTACAATTTTGCTTATTGGTGGGAGGCACATGAAGCGTGGGAAGGGTTGTGGCATCAAGCAGAAGATACATATCGCCTGTTTCTTCAAGGGTTAATTCAAGTATCGGCATCCCTAATCAAATACCACATGCGGATGTTGCGCCCCTTGCGTACGCTTTCTACCGCGGGACGTGATAAATTACGGCAAGTTGTCGCTGAATGTGACGATGCATCGAATTATATGGGACTTAATCTACCGGCATTTTTAGACACCGCCGATGCGTTTTTCACACCTTTCTTCGCCGATACCGTTTCAGAGATTACCTATCGTCAGGAGTCGGTTAAACCGCTGATATTGCTGAAAGATTGACGTATATTTTGAGGAAAGCAATATGCCAACATTCTTGCCTTTTCTCATCTTCAGTTTTGTCTGTGTTTTCATCGTTGTGCTGCTGCTTATTGTGTTTAAAATAGGTGCTTATTTCGGTAGGAGTGATGTTGATGAGTTCCGAGCCGTTCGGTGTCCGCAGTGCCAAACGCGACGCAAACCCGAAAAAACAGGTGCGGTCAGAAACCTCGTTGAGCTTGAGATGCGCTGCCCGCGCTGCGGGTACATCTCATGGGATATACCGCCAAAAACGAACCTATCCACACGTCCCACGGATCGCGATAATATGCCGTAACGATACGGTTAGAAATCAGCGAACGCTCCATCATCTGAATGCCAGAACATCCCACGCAACCGAAAAGTTTCATCGCGCACGGCTTCAATAGCAGCGTCGTCCATATCCACACCGAGTCCAGGGGCTGTTGGTAATTCGATGAACCCGTCTTTGAATACCAGAGGTGTTGAAAATAGCCCTTCTCCACGTCGGTGTCCACCTTCACATATCAGTAAATTCGGCACGGTTGCCATCACGTGAACAGATGCTGCGACCCCGATAGGACCCGCAGCGTTATGTGGCGCGATCGCTATGTTGTGGATTTCCGCCATCGCCGAGATCTTTTTCAGCTCCAGTATCCCACCACAGTGGCGGATGTCGGGTTGTAAAATCGCGCACATCTCACGTTCAATTATCTCTCGGAAACCCCATCGCGTCAAATGACGTTCACCCGTCGCGATCGGTACCGTCGTTGATTTAGATAAAGTCAGCAGGGGTTCGTTGTTTTCTGGATGGCACGGCTCTTCAGCAAATAGGAGTCGAAACGGTTCTAATTCTTTAACAAGAATTATCGCCATTGTCGGGCTTAATCGCCGGTGCAAATCAACGGCAATATCAACTTCATCACCGACTGCTGTGCGCACTGCTGCGACGCGCGCCACCATCGTGTCAATCGCCTTCGGTGTATCCACAAATCGGACAGGCTGCGGTGAGGCTCCCATTTTCACCGCACGGAATCCCGCTGCCACTGCTTTTTTCGCCCGCTCTGCACATTCATCAGGTGTTGTACCACCTATACCCGTATAGACGCGGATCCGCCTCCGCACCGAACCTCCCAGCAACTTCCAGACGGGTAGACCGACGACCTTGCCGAATACGTCCCACATCGCCATCTCAATACCGCTTAAGGCACCGACCAGTACCGGCATGCTCCGACTGTAACTTGACCGATACATCGCCTGCCAGTGGTCTTCTATCTGTAGTGGATCTTTACCGACAAGATATTCCGCCATGTCGTCCACGGCTTGCGCGACGACGCGCCAATGCTCGTAGTTCATCGGTTCGCCGTAACCGATGATCCCTTCATCGGTGAACATTTTCAGAACCATTGCGCGCCCTTGAATCGGTATCGTCTCAAATCCCGTAATTTTCATAGTCTTATATCCTAAACTGGTCGCCACCGGATGATGCAGAAGTGTGAGTTTCCTGTAGCGTTTTCCCATTTACTGACATCACCGTAGCAGGAACCGATAAAAGTTAGTATCTCTTCGTCATCTAAACTGATGTGTCGTGGAAAGCCAGCGACATGTCCGTGACAGAGATAGTAGACTTCATCCGACCAAGTTTTGCCATTGTCGTCGCTGACCATTGCACGGCCACTGCCGAGTTCTCGTGGATAACGGTGATCATAAGCCACAACAACACGGTTGTTAGAAAGCCCAACAGCAGCACCGTGGCATTGTCCATGTACGCTCGTCAATTGGCGTAGATCCGTCCATGTTTCACCGTTGTCTACTGAGTCGGCAAGGAAAACGGTTTTGTTGGTATGGGGTTGATCTGTCGGCCCCGGTTGGTAACGGATAACCGCAAGCAGCCGTCCAGGGAAAAGTTCTGCTATGTTGACTTCATTGCCGTAATCCGACAAGAAGAAGCGATTTGAGAAGGTGTGTCCATCATCCTCTGAAACGAAAACATAGGTCGGATTTGTGCCTTCGTAAAATGGATCATCCCGTCTTTTGATTGGAAGGAGAAGTGTGCCATCGCTGAGTCGGGTCAGGCTTGCACCGGCGACGGTTTTCTGAAATGGTGAGACATCTATTTCACTCGTCTGTTCCCAAGTCTCACCTTCATCATCAGATAGCCAAACACTGGTCGGCTGTTTTTCACCCTGTTGGCTTACATTAATAAGTTGCCCGTGCCGATTGGCTTGCAACAACCATCCACTAAACCCGAACGCGGAAGGATCTCTATTGAGGTGTTCCCAAGTCTTACCACCATCGGTGGACTTGGAAAAGATAGTCTGCTGTACCGCATAGATAATCCCATCAGGGGTCAAAACGAGGTTCAACCCTTGATAATGCGCTTGTGGGTCCAAAGGCATGCGGATTTTCTCCACTGGAACCTTGTTCAGCACGCCATCACGAGCATGTAAGATATAATCACCCGCTTGCATATCGCTCAATTGGATCGGAGTGACGACAACACCACCCATATTTTCGGTTGATAGCATTTGCAAGACTCCCTACAGTAGATTTTTACTTGTCCTAAGCGATGAATTATGGCAAAATATTTGAAATACCCATCCTGCTAATATACACCATAGCACCGGACAATGCAAGCCATATTTGAAGGAAAAGAAATATATGAACATATTTGACGCTACTCAGACACATTACAACGCGGCGGGTGTCCACCCGACGACTGACCCCGATAATCCAAGATCACAATTTGCTGTCGATAGGTACAAAGACCACCTACCTAAACTCATAAAACCCGGCATGCGCGCATTAGACTTGGGCTGCAATACCGGACGGTTTACCTTTGCTATGGAGGACATGGGAGCAATAGCAACAGGTATTGACTTCGCAGAGATTCCACTCCGCCACGCCAAAAAGGTTGCCGAAAAAAGAAAGAGTCGCTGTCAAT
This Candidatus Poribacteria bacterium DNA region includes the following protein-coding sequences:
- a CDS encoding MoxR family ATPase; this encodes MENNTQTAQTATDMEAAETLKTARDNILAELKKRIIGQNEVIEQLLMALFSQGHCLLVGVPGLAKTLLISTFAQILELPFNRIQFTPDLMPSDIIGTDIIEEGDAGKRAFRFIKGPVFANIVLADEINRTPPKTQAALLQAMQEYKVTAGGRTYALERPFFVLATQNPIEQEGTYPLPEAQLDRFMFHITIDYPDKDAEKEIVMTTTAAYEPEIKAIITGEEVLRIQQVVRKVPIAEAIVDYAVELNRQTRPTADALDFIQDWVQWGAGPRASQYLVLGAKARAILHGRYHVSYEDIKAVAVPVLRHRILTNFNAEADGITSLDIINRLLEKVEPPAVQ
- a CDS encoding DUF309 domain-containing protein; this encodes MSPELWRQNEDYLYGVDLYNFAYWWEAHEAWEGLWHQAEDTYRLFLQGLIQVSASLIKYHMRMLRPLRTLSTAGRDKLRQVVAECDDASNYMGLNLPAFLDTADAFFTPFFADTVSEITYRQESVKPLILLKD
- a CDS encoding UDP-glucose/GDP-mannose dehydrogenase family protein; translated protein: MKIAIIGTGYVGLTTAVVLSYLNHDVAAVDKDQNKLTLLHEGKSPIHEPGIQNLLEGVWHTIRFTPNVAEVVPESELILIAVGTPPKKNGEADTRHVEQAAREVAEVCLPNKHYTLVVKSTVPIGTNQRVVEVVEDVFSERGIRGNISVASNPEFLQEGLALQGAFYPDRIVVGANSDEAVDTLRRLYQPILEQTFDPPSEFPRPSTYHLPPMMTTDPNSAEMIKYAANSFLALKISFINEIAGLCEEVDADVTEVARGIGLDARIGHQFLRAGLGWGGSCYPKDTAALLGVAAQSGYTMPITEAARTVNFRQRDRIVEKLQGTLGTLKGKTIGILGLAFKPNTDDVREAPALDIIRELLAEGAIVRAHDPIAIANARRALGENDETDNNRLLFIEDIYDLSYDTDALVLVTEWEPYHKLELRRLAKQMKTAILIDGRNVYSPEEARSAGFHYIGIGRT
- the dgoD gene encoding galactonate dehydratase, yielding MKITGFETIPIQGRAMVLKMFTDEGIIGYGEPMNYEHWRVVAQAVDDMAEYLVGKDPLQIEDHWQAMYRSSYSRSMPVLVGALSGIEMAMWDVFGKVVGLPVWKLLGGSVRRRIRVYTGIGGTTPDECAERAKKAVAAGFRAVKMGASPQPVRFVDTPKAIDTMVARVAAVRTAVGDEVDIAVDLHRRLSPTMAIILVKELEPFRLLFAEEPCHPENNEPLLTLSKSTTVPIATGERHLTRWGFREIIEREMCAILQPDIRHCGGILELKKISAMAEIHNIAIAPHNAAGPIGVAASVHVMATVPNLLICEGGHRRGEGLFSTPLVFKDGFIELPTAPGLGVDMDDAAIEAVRDETFRLRGMFWHSDDGAFADF
- the mtnK gene encoding S-methyl-5-thioribose kinase translates to MELNLATLPDYLRQRHAELRMFKPEAELRIEEIGDGNLNTVYRVSDAASPARSLVLKHAPPYIKILGPDYPLSTERLTFESRALDVYNRLASGTVPVQYDFDVDAAAIAMEDLRDARVLRDALIAGTVDTAIAEQIGRFMGIVHSQTYVDNIGDATVQNYRQQFANTTMQAITADYVFTFPLTEHETNFWTPGLEPDVQRLKADTGFLRQAEHLKRIFLTAQQGVTHGDLHTGSVLVQDNAAKVIDAEFAFYGPVGFDLGLYWANYFLSYFSHQDALSVQSALKTAIGQVWDTYRAEFTTIDVGLKAQTLQNIFQDAVGFAGLEVLRRLIGAAHVKDIEGIVDLSRKLSVERAALQFGTTLVKQYQSLRDVTAVIAMLS
- a CDS encoding GHMP kinase, with translation MLIRTRAPVRIDFAGGWSDVALFTEHSKGLVVNGAINRYAYATLRCERQTVQDDSVELQRILDKSIRIYSADFDTFIEADDVRQLEYDGNIDLVKAAVRRMSIQIGGFDLITQSTAPPGSGLGTSASMGVALVGVLGALKEATYLPYEYAELASTIERHELGILGGKQDHYASALGGIHFMEFQDEEVKTSPLRFPSPIRYELEKNLVLCYTGQSRLSGNIHQNVTEAYKSEEPSVRNALEAIKTTAEATKTALMRGRLTEFGELLTENWNNQKKLHPSVTNEQIEHLFKIAMTNGATGGKACGAGGGGCLLFYCEPTREHRVRQKLEDAGARIIDVNFDFDGLQMWKVSND
- a CDS encoding aspartate-semialdehyde dehydrogenase — protein: MRESYHVAVVGATGAVGNTILQLLEERSFPIASLKLLASHRSAGEILSFKNDPIVVEELTHDSFEDVDVVFSSAGASVSREFIPTAVDKGALVIDNTSAFRMDAATPLIIPEVNMAAAHTHNGLIANPNCSTIQMMVALKPIYDTAGIKRIVVSTYQSVSGKSGRAVLELVQQTTEALEGKPITLDKFPHQMAFNVAFDWPFLDSGDNEEEVKMINETRKILEDDRIGVSATTVRVPVFFAHSESINIETHEKLTAAEARECLADAPGVKLMDNPSNQQYPLAVDVAGKDEVYVGRIRDDASIENGLNLWVVSDNLRKGAALNAIQIAENLL
- a CDS encoding sialidase family protein, whose translation is MLSTENMGGVVVTPIQLSDMQAGDYILHARDGVLNKVPVEKIRMPLDPQAHYQGLNLVLTPDGIIYAVQQTIFSKSTDGGKTWEHLNRDPSAFGFSGWLLQANRHGQLINVSQQGEKQPTSVWLSDDEGETWEQTSEIDVSPFQKTVAGASLTRLSDGTLLLPIKRRDDPFYEGTNPTYVFVSEDDGHTFSNRFFLSDYGNEVNIAELFPGRLLAVIRYQPGPTDQPHTNKTVFLADSVDNGETWTDLRQLTSVHGQCHGAAVGLSNNRVVVAYDHRYPRELGSGRAMVSDDNGKTWSDEVYYLCHGHVAGFPRHISLDDEEILTFIGSCYGDVSKWENATGNSHFCIIRWRPV
- a CDS encoding HU family DNA-binding protein, producing the protein MAKLTKNDVVSSIVEQTSLSKKDANAAVDAFAATICEALSNGDSVGLIGFGTFETKNRPARTGRNPQTGAPLRIPAKTVPAFKAGKKLRDAAA